A genomic region of Bernardetia sp. ABR2-2B contains the following coding sequences:
- a CDS encoding phage integrase SAM-like domain-containing protein: protein MIYKKFNQLYISLFAQKLKNGKLSIRFRISINGQRENIASGIVLESAKQWVNPVVRSHKFAKQYNDRLTQIQTDLMECFNRLCNLGCSPTALLVKNTYKGNSKPPITVLEVFKNLWKEKQIEADLGDIQPKAVQKYKTIYNNLSVFLEKESSKHLPANQFDKVLGKKFFLYLRQNGNSELHAKKKVTKVKTAFENALDDEYLDRNKLKRLGIKTKKAQRNINFLYPFEIEKIREKKMPLQRLEDEKIVALFQCAVGLSDIDLRIFAKNPKNYLIEKNGQTWICTQRSKNGNIVEVPLFREARQILEDCNYVLPIKALGNRNAYLKEIATLVGITRVNLCSHLLRRSFATWLLNFEKVPYDTVSRLLGHSSVVVTMRHYAAVLPDKILDDVKHLVD from the coding sequence ATGATTTATAAAAAATTCAACCAGTTGTATATTTCACTTTTTGCTCAAAAACTAAAAAACGGCAAGTTATCTATTCGCTTTCGAATTTCCATAAACGGACAACGAGAAAATATAGCGAGTGGAATTGTTTTGGAATCTGCGAAACAATGGGTTAATCCTGTTGTTCGTTCCCACAAATTCGCAAAACAGTACAACGATAGACTTACACAAATTCAAACGGATTTGATGGAATGTTTTAATCGTCTGTGTAATCTGGGCTGCTCCCCTACGGCTCTTCTTGTCAAAAACACTTATAAGGGAAATTCAAAACCTCCTATTACCGTATTAGAAGTATTTAAAAATCTTTGGAAAGAAAAACAAATTGAAGCTGATTTGGGTGATATACAACCTAAAGCAGTTCAAAAATACAAGACAATTTATAATAATCTGTCTGTTTTTTTAGAAAAAGAGAGTTCAAAACATTTACCTGCAAATCAATTTGATAAAGTATTAGGTAAAAAGTTTTTTTTGTATTTACGCCAAAACGGAAATTCTGAATTACACGCAAAGAAAAAAGTTACGAAAGTAAAAACAGCTTTTGAAAATGCGCTTGATGATGAATACTTAGATAGAAATAAGCTAAAACGTTTAGGTATCAAGACAAAAAAAGCACAAAGGAATATTAATTTTTTATATCCTTTCGAAATTGAAAAGATAAGAGAAAAGAAAATGCCTTTACAAAGATTAGAAGATGAAAAAATAGTCGCTCTTTTTCAGTGCGCTGTCGGATTATCTGATATTGATTTGAGAATATTTGCCAAAAACCCAAAGAATTATTTGATTGAAAAAAACGGTCAAACTTGGATTTGTACGCAAAGATCCAAAAATGGAAATATTGTCGAAGTTCCTTTATTTAGGGAAGCTAGACAAATTCTTGAAGATTGTAATTACGTTCTTCCTATAAAAGCATTAGGAAATCGTAATGCTTATTTGAAAGAAATTGCAACTCTCGTAGGTATTACAAGAGTTAATTTATGTAGCCATTTGCTTAGGCGTTCGTTCGCTACTTGGCTGCTGAATTTTGAAAAAGTTCCTTACGACACTGTGAGCCGTTTATTAGGGCATTCTAGTGTAGTAGTTACTATGCGCCATTATGCTGCTGTTCTTCCAGATAAAATTCTGGATGATGTGAAGCATTTGGTAGATTAA